The Malus domestica chromosome 06, GDT2T_hap1 genome has a segment encoding these proteins:
- the LOC114825552 gene encoding uncharacterized protein, whose product MKNPHLSLGLIFKDGARFINVVVMHSMINRYGDVHFSQNEKFKVDASCKEGCPWFVKCGKMCNSNNMHIKKILDHHACGRLWMNRNMKQFWLTKHYLEKIQLNPTWHVESFMDTIKAEWKHGCSKMKAYRAMIAAIKIIEGKHVEQYTRLWDFAEEINKTNPGSTVKIKLDEGMFQMMYVCLGACKEGFKHGCRPLIGLDGCHLKSQHGGNCWLLWGYVTPHPVFKIFFVLIDEPNGPTPLFVSPIPFPSPFSILSFFPSSICLFLPIPYLSLSTTLSVPLRCNPPHTYTHSSSHPTGHDAPPITITRTSILSLTSQIYLWHYAQSLCKCFQ is encoded by the coding sequence ATGAAGAACCCACACTTGTCATTGGGGTTAATATTTAAGGATGGTGCACGGTTCATAAATGTAGTAGTTATGCACTCTATGATAAATAGGTATGGGGATGTCCACTTTTCACAAAACGAAAAGTTCAAGGTTGATGCATCTTGCAAAGAAGGTTGTCCATGGTTTGTCAAGTGTGGGAAGATGTGCAATTCAAACAACATGCATATAAAGAAGATTTTGGATCATCACGCATGTGGTAGATTATGGATGAATAGGAATATGAAACAGTTTTGGCTTACTAAGCATTACTTGGAAAAGATCCAACTTAATCCAACATGGCATGTTGAGTCTTTTATGGACACCATTAAAGCTGAATGGAAACACGGTTGCTCGAAAATGAAAGCTTATAGGGCTATGATTGCTGCTATAAAGATTATTGAGGGTAAACATGTTGAGCAATACACAAGATTGTGGGATTTTGCTGAGGAAATTAATAAGACAAACCCGGGGAGCACTGTGAAGATTAAGTTGGATGAAGGAATGTTTCAAATGATGTATGTGTGTTTGGGTGCATGCAAGGAAGGTTTCAAGCATGGTTGCAGACCCTTGATTGGTTTAGATGGTTGTCATTTGAAGTCTCAGCATGGGGGCAATTGTTGGTTGTTGTGGGGATATGTTACACCCCACCccgtttttaaaatattttttgtcttaATTGATGAGCCCAATGGGCCCACCCCTTTATTTGTGTCCCCGATtccctttccttctcctttctcTATTCTCTCATTCTTTCCAAGCTCCATCTGTCTCTTTCTCCCTATCCCTTATCTATCTCTCTCGACAACTCTCTCTGTTCCTCTCCGATGCAACCCCCcccacacatacacacactcaTCCTCACACCCAACTGGCCACGACGCACCACCCATCACCATCACTCGGACCTCCATTCTCTCCCTCACATCTCAGATCTATCTTTGGCACTATGCACAGTCACTATGCAAGTGTTTCCAATGA